A single region of the Pseudomonas sp. PDM14 genome encodes:
- a CDS encoding SdrD B-like domain-containing protein — MSGGAQAASVDLSLTQCLSAPNPAARGGEVAFTLNYENGSSAPATGSSIRIPLPATTEYVAGSASSGCVHDGASPGAVVCTFPTLTGSAKGSVSLQLRTTAATGASISSQALFTAGSGDNDPIPANNTRSCSATIDNGANLSAAISSSQASVPGGSDITWLVNGSNTGPNPANGQTFVTTLPNTLSYQSASGSGWSCSAAGQVVTCNRSGSLAVSAAYPQLSIVSRLASSVTSGSVTLSGSISSATADPVPANNTSTASVTVTPGADLQVGVAVGSAQVTPGGTVSYTLTATNNGPSAANTGLDVVFQLPPGFTPNGVPTPSGSGWGTCSWAGQLLTCPYSGSYTSGRVETISVTATAPNDTAPTQYNGTNDSRATVTGRAGGPDDPRPTNNSARQNVLVTPSNAVDLAFTKVKAPSPVAVGSEITSTFTITNAQGPYAAAAGSITLTDVLNDAQESYLGVSGPWSCSAQPGVPSAGRTSVACTNNAALPMGGNSQFTIRTRAEQSGQLVNQAQIYHDGNWNPNRNNIISAEVTATAGTNSPDLAISKSVDDPILSNAQTNRTYTLVVTNKGDRDGNPVDASDLVITDNLPDFLVTGSGVTIPASVSASSTNGSDAVFACARSGRTLTCTQQSGTVLKQDDTATITIGIARPLRAGTAWVNEASVYSTTQGDPTPADNVASVNLRIDPIADLQMVSKTVTPNPVQAGVAATYVVTFRNEGPDASSNVVVKDDFVLASGDPGFTFVSANLTGTGGGSCSGLVAGTSYTSAGRHSLTCSGFSLDSGQQRTVSVVVRPNWQTGNEGSVALQNQARIYSTSTPEVVAGAINDIGTDASVTRGALGNFASATLNVNNAQLNVLIVTNDEDPAGPDPLGFDPANGGDNADNDIRYLVRVNNQGPSRATGLGFTYRMRTPAGKTLRFIGVDGANLTCDQVGSTVTGGDLTISCDFTGADAQLAAGGSISRHLRFRALTIPDEAGYVVETQATVRVNEQDTNLDDDVSEESTTIRVRSDIAIAVPDQGPVEVLEPFNWVFNVTNNGPGASGQTDLSSTLHADMAFISGSPVTWSNAVDGTSGTCSVSGQALSCDFGRVSDDAVAVVTAPVRFVSYPSGGSRQTCATATTNQVDPVSGNNVSACGTASVIRSSIAGVVYVDRNNNGIQDTGELGIANTPVQLSGSDAYGNDVDLSVNTAADGSFLFDNQNGGSQRDALGYLNAADANGYVLTQPLPTGYFDGLDSPGTAGGTHAQDATVSSTDLINVIALGRDTAATGYLFGELVIASLSGRVCVDRNDNGICEPGEEGIQGVSISLSGTTANGLDVCSVLPSCSVLTDASGAYRVEVPASDASGYTLTQQANTSSPLNAFRDGRESAGTLGGTANDSPLGSDSISGIQVDADDVGTGYDFAETGSSLSGLVYLDGNDDGLRDPDEQGIPGVTITLTGTTPDGVQVCGTVLPLSACTTVTGADGSYRFDGLPNGTYQVTETQPAAHQDGKDTAGTGGGTPGGPGSDVISGVSINGADVSGYLFGEHDGVATSAQVSGKVWFESASRDQQQNASERGLEGWLVEARNSAGQLMATATTGANGSYSFNLLPGNYSLSFSHPVSRALYGTPVAQDPNGAVNGTVDSGARVINLTVTGGANIVEQNLPVDPSGVVYDAVTREPVGGAVVRLVGPPGFDPALHLVGGTAGAVQSTGNDGFYQFFLTLAAPAGNYGLEVTPPAGYLPDVSSLIPACQATLSVGSSGAPALVQNQATAPGTASALHDPAACPAISGGLPAGSGSTQYYLSFNMNPASDDVINNHIPLDPILGGAIVMTKNTAKVNVTRGELVPYVLTARNTLSSTLANIAIEDQIPPGFKYIKNSAQIDGVPMEPQVEGRRLRWPDRTLSGGQVVTIKLLLVVGSGVGFNEYVNQAWALNLIANSRVSNVATASVRVVADPTFDCSDLIGKVFDDQNRNGYQDEGEPGIPGVRLATPKGWLVTTDEYGRYHIACADVPSEMRGSNFILKVDERTLPSGYRVITENPRVVRMTQGRLVKANFGASIHRVVRLDLGSDAFGQDNKLTTEYATRLDEVLTLLYAEPSILRIAYRMPVEGEVSDARKRVTYVKDWIKEHWEPHDCCYDLQLEEEIVPATDSVEVIR; from the coding sequence GTGTCGGGAGGCGCCCAGGCTGCCAGTGTCGACCTGAGCCTGACCCAGTGCCTTTCTGCGCCCAACCCGGCGGCGCGTGGCGGCGAGGTGGCCTTCACCCTCAACTACGAAAATGGCTCATCGGCGCCGGCGACCGGGTCGAGCATCCGCATTCCGCTACCGGCCACGACCGAGTATGTGGCCGGGTCCGCCTCGTCCGGTTGCGTGCATGACGGTGCCAGCCCTGGCGCCGTGGTCTGTACCTTCCCGACCCTGACGGGCAGTGCCAAGGGCTCGGTGTCGCTGCAGTTGCGTACCACCGCGGCAACCGGTGCCAGCATCAGCAGTCAGGCGCTGTTCACCGCCGGATCGGGTGACAACGATCCGATCCCGGCCAACAACACCCGCTCCTGCAGCGCGACCATCGACAATGGCGCCAACCTGTCGGCCGCCATCAGTTCCTCGCAGGCCAGCGTGCCCGGCGGCAGCGACATCACTTGGCTGGTCAACGGCAGCAACACCGGGCCGAACCCGGCCAACGGCCAGACCTTCGTCACCACGCTGCCCAACACCCTGAGCTATCAGTCCGCCTCCGGCTCCGGCTGGAGCTGCTCGGCGGCGGGGCAGGTCGTCACCTGCAATCGCAGTGGCTCGCTGGCGGTCAGTGCCGCCTACCCGCAGTTGTCCATCGTCTCGCGCCTGGCCAGCTCGGTGACCAGCGGCAGCGTCACGCTCAGCGGCAGCATCAGCTCGGCCACCGCCGACCCGGTGCCAGCCAACAACACCTCGACGGCGTCCGTGACGGTCACCCCCGGTGCCGACCTGCAGGTCGGTGTGGCGGTTGGCTCGGCCCAGGTCACGCCCGGTGGCACGGTCAGCTACACCCTGACCGCGACCAACAACGGTCCCAGCGCGGCCAACACCGGGCTCGACGTCGTCTTCCAGCTGCCGCCAGGCTTCACCCCGAACGGAGTGCCAACGCCGTCGGGCAGTGGCTGGGGTACCTGCAGCTGGGCGGGTCAGCTGCTGACCTGCCCCTACAGCGGCAGTTACACCAGTGGCCGCGTAGAAACCATCAGCGTCACCGCCACCGCGCCGAATGACACGGCGCCGACCCAGTACAACGGCACCAACGACAGCCGGGCAACCGTCACCGGTCGCGCGGGCGGCCCGGATGATCCGCGCCCGACGAACAACAGCGCGCGGCAGAACGTGCTGGTGACGCCGTCCAACGCGGTCGACCTGGCCTTCACCAAGGTCAAGGCGCCGAGCCCGGTGGCCGTTGGCAGCGAGATCACCAGCACCTTCACCATCACCAACGCCCAGGGCCCTTACGCGGCGGCAGCCGGCAGCATCACCCTGACCGACGTGCTCAACGATGCACAGGAAAGCTACCTGGGTGTGAGCGGCCCCTGGAGCTGTTCGGCACAGCCGGGCGTGCCAAGTGCGGGCCGCACGTCGGTGGCCTGCACCAACAACGCCGCGCTGCCGATGGGCGGCAACAGCCAGTTCACCATCCGTACCCGCGCCGAGCAGAGCGGACAGCTCGTCAACCAGGCGCAGATCTACCACGACGGCAACTGGAACCCGAACCGCAACAACATCATTTCGGCCGAGGTCACGGCGACCGCCGGCACCAACTCGCCGGACCTGGCGATCAGCAAATCGGTCGACGACCCGATCCTGAGCAATGCCCAGACCAACCGCACCTACACCCTGGTGGTGACCAACAAGGGCGACAGGGATGGCAATCCGGTAGACGCCTCGGACCTGGTGATCACCGACAACCTGCCGGACTTCCTGGTCACCGGCAGCGGTGTGACCATTCCGGCAAGCGTCAGCGCCAGCAGCACCAACGGCTCCGATGCGGTGTTCGCCTGTGCCCGCAGCGGTCGCACCCTGACCTGCACCCAGCAGAGCGGTACCGTGCTGAAGCAAGATGACACGGCGACCATCACCATCGGTATCGCCCGGCCGCTGCGTGCCGGCACGGCCTGGGTCAACGAGGCCAGCGTCTATTCGACAACCCAGGGCGATCCGACCCCGGCCGACAACGTGGCCTCGGTCAACCTGCGCATCGACCCCATCGCCGACCTGCAGATGGTCAGCAAGACGGTCACGCCCAACCCGGTCCAGGCCGGCGTGGCGGCGACCTACGTGGTGACCTTCCGCAACGAGGGCCCGGACGCGTCGAGCAACGTGGTGGTGAAGGATGACTTCGTCCTGGCGTCCGGTGATCCCGGCTTCACCTTCGTTTCGGCGAACCTGACCGGCACGGGTGGTGGCAGTTGCAGTGGCCTGGTGGCGGGCACCTCCTACACCAGCGCCGGCCGGCACAGCCTGACCTGCAGCGGCTTCAGCCTCGACAGCGGGCAGCAGCGCACGGTCAGTGTGGTGGTCCGGCCGAACTGGCAGACCGGCAATGAAGGCTCGGTTGCGCTGCAGAACCAGGCACGCATCTACAGCACCAGCACGCCTGAGGTGGTGGCTGGCGCGATCAACGATATCGGCACGGATGCCAGCGTGACCCGTGGTGCCCTGGGCAACTTCGCCAGCGCCACCCTGAACGTCAACAACGCCCAGCTCAACGTGCTGATCGTCACCAACGACGAGGATCCGGCCGGTCCGGACCCGCTGGGCTTCGACCCGGCCAATGGCGGCGACAACGCCGACAACGACATCCGCTACCTGGTCCGAGTCAACAACCAGGGACCGTCGCGGGCGACCGGCCTGGGCTTCACCTACCGGATGCGCACGCCGGCCGGCAAGACCCTGCGTTTCATCGGCGTCGATGGCGCCAACCTGACCTGCGACCAGGTGGGTAGCACCGTGACCGGTGGTGATCTGACGATCAGCTGCGACTTCACCGGAGCGGATGCCCAGCTCGCGGCAGGCGGCTCCATCAGCCGTCATCTGCGCTTCCGTGCGCTGACCATTCCGGACGAGGCCGGCTACGTGGTCGAGACCCAGGCGACCGTGCGCGTCAACGAGCAGGACACCAACCTCGACGACGACGTCAGCGAGGAAAGCACCACCATCCGCGTGCGTTCGGACATCGCCATCGCGGTGCCCGACCAGGGCCCGGTGGAGGTGCTGGAGCCGTTCAACTGGGTGTTCAACGTCACCAACAATGGCCCGGGCGCTTCCGGTCAGACCGACCTGAGCAGCACCCTGCATGCCGACATGGCCTTCATCAGCGGCTCACCGGTGACCTGGAGCAACGCGGTCGATGGCACCAGCGGTACCTGCAGCGTCAGCGGGCAGGCGCTGAGCTGCGATTTCGGCCGGGTCAGCGACGATGCGGTGGCCGTGGTCACGGCACCGGTACGCTTCGTCAGTTACCCGAGCGGCGGTAGCCGGCAGACCTGCGCGACCGCGACCACCAACCAGGTCGACCCGGTGTCGGGCAACAACGTCAGTGCCTGCGGCACGGCCAGCGTGATCCGCTCGAGCATCGCCGGGGTGGTCTACGTCGACCGCAACAACAACGGTATTCAGGACACCGGCGAGCTGGGCATTGCCAACACCCCGGTGCAGTTGAGCGGTTCGGATGCCTACGGCAACGACGTCGACCTCAGCGTGAATACCGCCGCCGACGGCAGCTTCCTCTTCGATAACCAGAACGGCGGCAGCCAGCGCGATGCGCTGGGCTATCTGAACGCGGCCGACGCCAATGGCTACGTCCTGACCCAGCCGTTGCCAACCGGTTACTTCGACGGTCTGGACAGCCCTGGCACGGCCGGCGGCACCCACGCGCAGGACGCCACTGTCAGCTCCACCGACCTGATCAACGTGATCGCGCTCGGTCGGGACACCGCGGCTACCGGCTATCTGTTTGGCGAACTGGTGATCGCCAGCCTGTCGGGTCGGGTCTGCGTCGACCGCAACGACAACGGCATCTGCGAACCTGGTGAGGAGGGCATTCAGGGCGTTTCCATCAGCCTGTCCGGGACCACCGCGAACGGCTTGGATGTCTGCAGCGTGCTGCCCAGTTGCTCGGTGCTGACCGACGCTTCGGGCGCCTACCGCGTCGAAGTGCCGGCCAGCGATGCCAGCGGCTACACCCTGACCCAGCAGGCCAACACCAGCTCGCCACTGAACGCCTTCCGCGATGGCCGCGAAAGTGCCGGCACGCTCGGTGGCACGGCCAACGACAGCCCGCTTGGCAGCGACAGCATCAGTGGCATCCAGGTTGACGCCGATGACGTGGGCACCGGTTATGACTTCGCCGAGACCGGATCGAGCCTTTCCGGCCTGGTGTACCTCGACGGCAACGATGACGGCCTGCGTGACCCGGACGAGCAGGGCATTCCAGGCGTGACCATCACCCTGACCGGCACCACGCCTGATGGCGTGCAGGTGTGCGGTACGGTGTTGCCGCTGTCTGCCTGTACCACCGTGACGGGCGCGGACGGCAGTTACCGCTTCGACGGCCTGCCCAACGGCACTTACCAGGTGACCGAGACGCAACCGGCGGCCCATCAGGATGGCAAGGACACGGCCGGCACCGGTGGTGGCACGCCAGGCGGTCCGGGTAGCGATGTGATCAGCGGCGTCAGCATCAACGGGGCCGACGTGTCGGGCTATCTGTTCGGCGAGCATGACGGTGTCGCGACCAGCGCCCAGGTATCGGGCAAGGTGTGGTTCGAGTCGGCCAGCCGCGACCAGCAACAGAACGCCAGCGAGCGTGGCCTCGAAGGCTGGCTGGTCGAAGCGCGCAACAGCGCGGGGCAGTTGATGGCCACCGCCACCACCGGCGCTAACGGCAGCTACAGCTTCAACCTGCTGCCCGGCAACTACAGCCTGTCGTTCTCGCACCCGGTGAGCCGCGCGCTCTACGGTACACCGGTGGCCCAGGACCCGAACGGCGCCGTCAACGGCACCGTGGACAGTGGTGCGCGGGTCATCAACCTGACCGTCACCGGCGGCGCGAACATCGTCGAGCAGAACCTGCCGGTCGACCCGTCCGGCGTGGTGTATGACGCGGTCACCCGCGAGCCGGTTGGCGGTGCGGTGGTGCGCCTGGTCGGGCCGCCCGGCTTCGATCCGGCGCTGCACCTGGTCGGTGGCACGGCGGGTGCCGTGCAGAGCACCGGGAATGACGGGTTCTACCAGTTCTTCCTGACTCTGGCTGCGCCCGCGGGCAACTACGGCCTGGAAGTAACGCCACCGGCGGGCTACCTGCCGGATGTCTCGTCGTTGATCCCCGCCTGCCAGGCGACCCTCAGTGTCGGCAGCAGCGGTGCGCCGGCACTGGTGCAGAACCAGGCAACCGCGCCGGGTACGGCCTCCGCGCTGCATGACCCGGCGGCATGTCCGGCAATCTCCGGCGGCCTGCCGGCCGGCAGCGGCAGCACCCAGTACTACCTGAGCTTCAACATGAATCCGGCCTCGGACGATGTGATCAACAACCACATCCCGCTCGACCCGATCCTTGGCGGCGCCATCGTCATGACCAAGAACACGGCGAAGGTCAACGTGACCCGCGGCGAGCTGGTGCCTTACGTGCTGACCGCGCGTAACACCCTGTCCAGCACGCTGGCCAACATCGCCATCGAGGACCAGATCCCGCCGGGCTTCAAGTACATCAAGAACTCCGCGCAGATCGACGGCGTGCCGATGGAGCCACAGGTCGAAGGGCGGCGCCTGCGCTGGCCGGACCGCACCCTCAGCGGTGGCCAGGTGGTGACCATCAAGCTGCTGCTGGTGGTGGGCTCCGGGGTTGGCTTCAACGAGTACGTCAACCAGGCCTGGGCGCTGAACCTGATCGCCAATTCCCGCGTGTCCAACGTCGCCACCGCCAGTGTGCGGGTGGTCGCCGACCCGACGTTCGATTGTTCCGACCTGATCGGCAAGGTCTTCGATGACCAGAACCGCAACGGCTACCAGGACGAAGGCGAGCCCGGCATTCCCGGCGTGCGCCTGGCCACGCCGAAGGGCTGGCTGGTGACCACCGACGAGTACGGCCGCTACCACATTGCCTGCGCCGACGTGCCCAGCGAGATGCGTGGCAGCAACTTCATCCTCAAGGTCGACGAGCGCACGCTGCCGAGCGGCTACCGCGTGATCACCGAGAACCCGCGCGTGGTGCGCATGACCCAGGGTCGCCTGGTCAAGGCCAACTTCGGCGCGAGTATCCACCGCGTGGTGCGTCTGGACCTGGGCAGCGATGCCTTTGGCCAGGACAACAAGCTGACCACCGAGTACGCCACGCGTCTCGATGAGGTGCTCACGCTGCTGTACGCCGAACCGTCGATCCTGCGCATCGCCTACCGCATGCCGGTGGAGGGTGAGGTAAGCGACGCGCGCAAACGCGTGACCTATGTGAAGGACTGGATCAAGGAGCATTGGGAGCCCCACGACTGCTGTTACGACCTGCAACTGGAGGAAGAAATCGTACCGGCGACTGATAGCGTGGAGGTGATCCGATGA
- a CDS encoding 7TM-DISM domain-containing protein: protein MKRWLPGLILWLGMALAGGATAASICQVQRLELADQALFLEDPAGTLSADQVLALSADAFGPATREQRVRRYSDSAFWLRLSLQGDVDDECERWLTVGDPRLTDVQVYLHQGEAWQRMRAGSAHPLSEWPVRARQPTFPLELPAAQELTVLIRVASTSMIIIEPRLWSESGLLDHRQDSALVDGMTLGITLLMVPFAFVVGWLLRSRLLVAHALSVLGYALLVSIVNGYLVYASALLPWTRELLWLLGLVQYLLFIVYIRVLLQVRQLPPAWGQAFNLFMLAVLACYLWMLVDNVTGRVLQDGVRRCAYVLIPAALLVGWRLRLAYSWLVYLVCGLLMLQGVFRLLAVAGVPWQAADDNLSLASTLPGLLLLACTLVMEVERVRSRERRALADLDNQQKAEHERLESTVAMRTRQLRDSLQARSLLMARISHDLRSPLVSIVNYARLLPPEPVQDYPRKIERNARQQLELIDELLEFSRSELHQLEIILAPGYLYGFLREIEEEGGFLAAQQNNTFECRLDSTLPTLVQADFRRLRQVLINLLANAAKFTRDGQVLFEVQCLAADDEAVRLRFSVSDSGIGIPADERRQLLQPFWRGREAERYAGSGLGLSIVGELLQQMDSALVLDEVLPRGSCFSFEAVFACAGEEDLDLSFAESRGAWVSGAGRHIVLVDDIEQNREWLSDLLGGYGFDVTAATRGEDVLALLQHTACDLLISDQRMPGMDGWAVLTAVRERWPRLPVLLYSSAPPRRPPAYPADLNFDAVLLKPCDVTALLATIEQLAPGPAYPAGSGPHQEVSRVLDD from the coding sequence GTGAAGCGCTGGCTGCCGGGGCTGATCCTGTGGCTGGGAATGGCGCTGGCAGGCGGCGCGACGGCGGCCTCGATTTGCCAGGTGCAGCGGCTCGAACTGGCCGACCAGGCGCTGTTCCTCGAAGACCCCGCAGGCACGCTGAGCGCCGACCAGGTGCTGGCATTGTCCGCTGACGCGTTCGGGCCGGCTACCCGTGAGCAGCGGGTGCGGCGCTACAGCGATTCCGCGTTCTGGTTGCGCCTGAGCTTGCAGGGCGATGTCGACGACGAATGCGAGCGCTGGCTGACCGTGGGCGACCCGCGCCTGACCGATGTCCAGGTGTACCTGCACCAGGGCGAGGCCTGGCAGCGCATGCGAGCCGGCAGCGCCCATCCCCTGAGCGAGTGGCCTGTGCGGGCCCGGCAGCCGACCTTCCCCCTGGAGCTGCCGGCGGCGCAGGAGCTGACGGTACTGATACGCGTGGCCAGCACCTCGATGATCATCATCGAGCCGCGCCTGTGGTCAGAGTCGGGGCTGCTCGATCACCGCCAGGACAGTGCCCTGGTCGATGGCATGACGCTGGGTATCACCCTGCTGATGGTGCCGTTCGCCTTCGTCGTCGGCTGGCTGTTGCGCTCGCGCCTGCTGGTCGCCCATGCGCTGTCGGTACTGGGGTACGCCCTGCTGGTCAGCATCGTCAACGGTTATCTGGTCTACGCCTCTGCACTGCTGCCCTGGACGCGCGAACTGTTGTGGCTGCTGGGGCTGGTGCAGTACCTGTTGTTCATCGTCTACATCCGCGTGCTGCTGCAGGTTCGGCAGTTGCCGCCCGCCTGGGGGCAGGCCTTCAACCTGTTCATGCTCGCGGTGCTCGCCTGCTACCTGTGGATGCTGGTCGACAACGTGACGGGGCGCGTCTTGCAGGATGGGGTGCGGCGTTGCGCCTATGTGCTGATACCCGCGGCCCTGCTGGTCGGCTGGCGCCTGCGGCTCGCCTACAGCTGGCTGGTCTACCTGGTCTGTGGCCTGCTCATGCTGCAGGGCGTGTTTCGTCTGCTGGCCGTGGCCGGCGTGCCCTGGCAGGCCGCGGATGACAACCTGAGCCTGGCCTCGACCCTGCCGGGCCTGCTGTTGCTGGCCTGCACGCTGGTGATGGAGGTGGAGCGCGTGCGCTCGCGGGAGCGGCGCGCCCTCGCCGATCTCGATAACCAGCAGAAGGCCGAGCATGAGCGCCTGGAAAGCACGGTGGCGATGCGCACCCGGCAGCTGCGCGACTCCCTGCAGGCGCGCAGCCTGCTGATGGCGCGGATCAGCCATGACCTGCGTTCGCCCCTGGTGAGCATCGTCAACTACGCGCGCCTGCTGCCGCCCGAGCCGGTACAGGACTACCCGCGCAAGATCGAACGCAATGCCCGCCAGCAACTGGAGCTGATCGACGAGTTGCTGGAGTTCTCGCGCAGCGAGCTGCACCAGCTCGAGATCATCCTGGCACCCGGCTACCTCTATGGCTTTCTGCGGGAAATAGAAGAAGAGGGTGGCTTTCTCGCGGCCCAGCAGAACAACACCTTCGAGTGCCGTCTCGATAGCACGTTGCCGACCCTGGTGCAGGCCGACTTCCGCCGCTTGCGCCAGGTGCTGATCAACCTGCTGGCGAACGCCGCCAAGTTCACCCGCGACGGCCAGGTACTGTTCGAGGTGCAGTGCCTGGCCGCTGACGATGAGGCGGTGCGGCTGCGCTTCAGCGTCAGCGACAGCGGCATCGGCATTCCCGCCGACGAGCGCAGGCAGCTGCTGCAACCGTTCTGGCGGGGGCGCGAAGCCGAACGCTATGCCGGCAGTGGCCTGGGGTTGTCCATCGTCGGTGAACTGCTGCAGCAGATGGACAGCGCCCTGGTGCTGGATGAGGTGCTGCCCCGTGGTAGCTGTTTCAGTTTCGAGGCCGTGTTCGCCTGCGCCGGTGAAGAGGACCTCGACCTGTCGTTTGCCGAGAGCCGCGGCGCCTGGGTCAGCGGTGCCGGTCGGCATATCGTGCTGGTGGACGACATCGAGCAGAACCGCGAATGGCTGAGCGATCTGCTCGGCGGCTACGGCTTCGATGTCACGGCTGCCACACGGGGTGAAGACGTGCTGGCGCTGCTGCAGCACACCGCCTGCGACCTGCTGATCAGTGACCAGCGGATGCCGGGCATGGATGGCTGGGCCGTGCTGACGGCTGTGCGTGAGCGCTGGCCGAGGCTGCCCGTGCTGCTTTATTCTTCCGCGCCGCCGCGGCGGCCACCGGCCTATCCGGCCGATCTGAATTTCGATGCCGTCCTGCTCAAGCCGTGCGATGTCACCGCGTTGCTCGCGACTATCGAGCAGCTGGCTCCCGGTCCTGCCTACCCGGCGGGTAGCGGTCCGCACCAAGAGGTTTCCCGTGTTCTGGATGATTGA
- a CDS encoding TonB-dependent receptor: MIESAALRGGYLLCFLCLSCLTPAHAAPPAAPGHTEHPGEPLAGHAAPALVLDEVTVSARHREERAQAVPIAMNVLDGEQLNDAGLLRSEDLQQRVPSLLVSVPNARYTSYGIRGLGSSSYNDGIDGSVGVFLDGVYLGRQGMSLGDLVDVQRVEVLRGPQGTLYGKNTTAGAINVSSRAPTFAPEGSAEVSMGEAGLRQYRGTFSGPLVDGVLAGRLTAYDVERDGLIDNVYDGSELREQNRQGLRGQLLWTPSEVFSARLIGEYAWQDEQTNSFAASNYSASTIKRAAFVGYRQLPIDPYARRVQQDEPNTVKTLQTGATLELNRLLDNGATLTSISGYRDWRYDADQDGDGTALSIAENVAVQLNQHQFSQELRLADSPNEHIDYVVGAYYLRQTLNRELGVRFGKDAAAFFLGDRPEVDLLGITPAMIPASLLQGAQQAFDGEQRTDSRALFGQITWHASERLAITPGLRYTRERKQGWLSRSVSGLAPLGPDLVSQIAGNLLRSTALGGEYYRRDAIEESNLSGQLALSYQFRDDLLGYASWSRGYKAGGINLDVVGPNVEPTFGAERVTSLEVGLKSSLWDERATLDLAVYQADVDDYQALTNRAPVDEFAPPIRDNLINVGKVRLRGIELDGLLRASERIDLRLGVAWSDARYRDFANAPCSPESAQWSCDLSGKRLFNAPEWNASAGIEQRYPLEQGLELFSVLDYSVRSGYYGTLEGGAGSYQPSYGLTNLRLGLRRSDRQWETELWARNLFDTEYITAVYAQLGAGDYGVLTGDPRSVGMTVRTRW, from the coding sequence ATGATTGAGTCCGCCGCGTTGCGCGGTGGATATTTGCTCTGCTTCCTATGCCTGTCCTGCCTGACCCCGGCCCATGCCGCCCCACCTGCCGCTCCCGGTCACACCGAGCACCCTGGCGAACCGCTCGCCGGCCACGCCGCACCCGCCCTGGTGCTCGACGAGGTGACCGTGAGTGCGCGTCACCGCGAGGAGCGCGCGCAGGCCGTCCCCATCGCGATGAACGTGCTCGATGGCGAGCAGCTGAACGACGCCGGCCTGTTGCGCAGCGAAGACCTGCAGCAGCGCGTGCCGAGCCTGCTGGTGTCGGTGCCCAATGCGCGCTACACCAGCTATGGCATCCGCGGGCTCGGTTCGAGTTCGTACAACGACGGCATCGATGGCAGCGTCGGGGTGTTTCTCGACGGCGTGTACCTGGGGCGCCAGGGCATGTCGCTGGGTGATCTGGTCGATGTGCAACGGGTCGAGGTGCTGCGCGGCCCGCAGGGCACCCTGTACGGCAAGAACACCACGGCCGGCGCCATCAATGTCAGCAGCCGTGCGCCGACCTTCGCGCCGGAAGGCAGCGCTGAGGTGTCGATGGGCGAGGCGGGGTTGCGCCAGTACCGCGGCACGTTTTCCGGGCCGCTGGTCGACGGTGTGCTGGCCGGACGCCTGACCGCCTACGACGTCGAGCGCGATGGCCTGATCGACAACGTGTACGACGGCAGCGAGCTGCGCGAGCAGAACCGCCAGGGCCTGCGCGGGCAGTTGCTGTGGACGCCGAGCGAGGTGTTCAGTGCGCGCCTGATCGGCGAGTACGCCTGGCAGGACGAGCAGACCAACAGCTTCGCCGCCAGCAACTACAGCGCCTCGACCATCAAGCGCGCCGCGTTCGTCGGTTACCGCCAACTGCCCATCGACCCCTATGCCCGTCGCGTGCAGCAGGACGAACCGAACACGGTGAAGACGCTGCAGACCGGTGCCACCCTGGAGCTGAACCGGTTGCTGGACAACGGCGCCACGCTGACCAGCATCAGCGGCTACCGCGACTGGCGCTACGACGCCGACCAGGATGGCGATGGCACGGCGCTGTCGATCGCCGAGAACGTCGCGGTGCAGCTCAACCAGCATCAGTTCAGCCAGGAGCTGCGCCTGGCCGACTCGCCCAACGAGCACATCGACTACGTGGTCGGGGCCTATTACCTGCGACAGACGCTCAATCGCGAACTCGGCGTGCGCTTTGGCAAGGATGCGGCGGCGTTCTTCCTCGGCGACCGCCCGGAAGTCGACCTGCTCGGCATCACCCCGGCGATGATTCCCGCCTCGTTATTGCAGGGCGCGCAGCAGGCCTTCGATGGCGAGCAGCGCACCGACAGCCGCGCGCTGTTCGGCCAGATCACCTGGCACGCCAGCGAGCGCCTGGCGATCACGCCGGGGCTGCGCTACACCCGTGAACGCAAGCAGGGCTGGCTGTCGCGCAGTGTGTCGGGGCTGGCGCCGCTCGGCCCGGACCTGGTCTCGCAGATCGCGGGCAACCTGCTGCGCAGCACGGCCCTGGGCGGCGAGTACTACCGGCGCGATGCGATCGAGGAGAGCAACCTGTCCGGGCAGCTGGCGCTCAGCTACCAGTTCCGCGACGACCTGCTCGGCTACGCCAGCTGGTCGCGCGGCTACAAGGCCGGGGGCATCAATCTCGACGTGGTCGGGCCGAATGTCGAACCGACCTTCGGCGCCGAGCGGGTGACGTCGCTCGAGGTCGGCCTGAAAAGCAGCTTGTGGGACGAGCGCGCCACACTCGACCTGGCCGTGTACCAGGCCGATGTCGATGACTACCAGGCGCTGACCAATCGCGCGCCAGTCGACGAATTCGCGCCGCCGATCCGCGACAACCTGATCAATGTCGGCAAGGTGCGCCTGCGCGGCATCGAACTCGATGGCCTGCTACGCGCCAGCGAGCGCATCGACCTGCGCCTGGGGGTCGCCTGGAGCGATGCCCGCTACCGCGACTTTGCCAATGCGCCCTGCTCGCCGGAAAGCGCGCAGTGGTCGTGCGACCTGAGCGGCAAGCGTCTGTTCAACGCGCCGGAGTGGAACGCCAGTGCCGGCATCGAACAGCGCTACCCGCTGGAGCAGGGGCTGGAGCTGTTCAGCGTGCTCGATTACAGCGTTCGCAGCGGCTACTACGGCACGCTCGAAGGCGGCGCCGGCAGTTACCAGCCGTCCTATGGCCTGACCAACCTGCGCTTGGGGCTGCGTCGCAGCGATCGGCAATGGGAAACCGAGCTGTGGGCGCGCAACCTGTTCGACACGGAGTACATCACGGCGGTGTACGCCCAGCTCGGTGCCGGCGACTACGGCGTGCTGACCGGCGACCCGCGCAGCGTCGGCATGACTGTGCGAACGCGCTGGTAG